A stretch of Pogona vitticeps strain Pit_001003342236 chromosome 5, PviZW2.1, whole genome shotgun sequence DNA encodes these proteins:
- the FASTKD5 gene encoding FAST kinase domain-containing protein 5, mitochondrial, whose translation MATGIIYRRFAGQSCRAAAFSTTTRAWGQKMLFGNAEESRSAITMGKGAKAAISLGLWASPEYSMSINPSAYQMAKRLHHEDASRSLRDGSLEGDSSAVGPKQIRSTYHVSSTQRLSGEEGVLLEDDEVLSGEHPLKRGPMKNDRHDYDDDDDDDMDTEVYDSKEHTRIFQKQRPEYRSLCYNREEFSQSLSTEEGESILQKVSLIKSGLKPEAIAEYFFRLSCLPAEQRKAVLSNFRFDMLCNYGIKNVKMFSTADLITILKAFVTLRIPPSHFMLKNYEKEFCSRAWDMSLNLVLLVADLWCYLGRSVPCYLEIMLTYVNQHWKELTLPQLVQLSYIIGEGRKAPEELMKKLDLLMSRYLDSLSLEEVGVICLGFFKSKSCLSDATMQRIGLKTCAHLADISNCALVNILKMYRLTYHGHIYFLKHLGQLVPSRMQTMTVQSIMHIALACSALHYFDKGLMDNIAYSVPPKVASCRCKDVAKLLWSFGNLNYVPPNADEFYTRLEEQLHVKFHEFQKFPEHLVTALVALALVKRFHYDLIDYALSPKFIGLCREGQYYPDRDLLTLDGTVEIECPDYAGNRLSPQFRQEAVNRVYSYARQDFCIKPEIIAAMSVLEEMLGGPQYVKKHLILPHNRTVDLEVCLDANQNPLPFNSEAVVAEPLTLTDHGVFLTNDLMDQLLKGKSRSQTLLVDGGNKTEKCVQKRAVQLDLSLSTGNHRSFSDGVPLTGLLFDALTKTTSKDPDPQPTEQVRSGRKLAIQVSTRNHYALKSKHLLGFHNMKRRQLRQIGYVVIEVPFWEWSPLLKHSYSHKREYLYHKVFGSSSEREPECPAKSEF comes from the coding sequence ATGGCTACGGGGATAATATACAGAAGATTTGCAGGGCAATCTTGCAGGGCAGCTGCATTTTCTACTACGACAAGGGCTTGGGGACAGAAGATGCTCTTTGGAAATGCAGAAGAGAGCCGGAGCGCCATCACAATGGGCAAAGGAGCTAAAGCTGCCATCAGCCTCGGACTGTGGGCGTCCCCAGAGTACAGCATGTCCATTAACCCCTCAGCCTACCAAATGGCCAAACGCTTACATCATGAAGACGCCTCAAGAAGTTTGCGGGATGGATCCCTTGAAGGTGACTCGTCGGCTGTCGGTCCCAAGCAAATCCGAAGTACTTACCACGTcagcagcacacagaggctttCCGGTGAAGAGGGTGTGCTGCTGGAAGATGATGAGGTGCTTTCTGGTGAGCATCCCCTGAAACGGGGCCCCATGAAAAATGATAGGCATGAttatgatgacgacgacgacgatgatatGGATACAGAGGTCTATGACTCTAAGGAGCATACCAGAATATTCCAGAAGCAAAGGCCTGAGTACAGATCTCTGTGTTACAACAGGGAGGAATTTTCTCAGTCCCTTTCCACAGAGGAGGGCGAAAGCATCCTACAGAAAGTCTCTTTGATTAAAAGTGGCCTCAAACCAGAAGCCATTGCTGAATATTTCTTCCGGCTAAGCTGTTTGCCTGCAGAGCAGCGCAAAGCTGTATTGTCCAATTTTAGGTTCGATATGCTGTGTAACTATGGTATTAAGAATGTTAAGATGTTTTCTACCGCTGACCTTATTACAATTTTGAAAGCCTTTGTCACCCTTAGGATTCCACCTTCCCACTTTATGTTGAAGAACTATGAGAAAGAATTTTGCTCCCGGGCCTGGGACATGAGCCTGAATCTAGTGCTTCTGGTGGCCGACTTGTGGTGTTACTTGGGCCGCAGCGTCCCTTGCTATTTGGAGATCATGTTGACCTATGTTAACCAGCATTGGAAAGAACTGACTTTGCCCCAGCTGGTCCAGCTCAGCTACATCATTGGTGAAGGGCGTAAAGCCCCTGAAGAGCTGATGAAGAAACTAGACCTCTTGATGTCAAGGTATTTGGACTCTCTCAGCCTAGAGGAAGTGGGTGTCATATGTTTGGGGTTCTTCAAATCAAAAAGTTGTCTTTCCGACGCAACTATGCAGAGAATCGGACTTAAAACGTGTGCCCACCTGGCAGACATCAGCAATTGTGCCTTGGTGAACATCCTCAAGATGTATCGCCTCACTTACCATGGCCACATCTATTTTTTGAAGCATCTCGGGCAATTGGTTCCTTCTCGGATGCAGACAATGACTGTTCAAAGTATCATGCACATAGCACTTGCTTGTTCAGCTTTGCATTACTTTGATAAAGGACTTATGGATAATATTGCCTATTCTGTGCCTCCGAAGGTAGCTTCTTGTCGATGCAAGGATGTTGCCAAATTATTGTGGTCTTTTGGAAACTTAAACTATGTGCCCCCTAATGCAGACGAGTTTTATACCAGACTCGAGGAACAGTTGCATGTAAAGTTTCATGAATTTCAAAAGTTCCCTGAGCATTTGGTGACTGCTTTGGTAGCTCTGGCATTAGTCAAGCGCTTCCATTACGACTTGATAGATTATGCTTTGAGTCCTAAGTTTATCGGTTTATGCAGAGAGGGTCAATATTACCCCGACCGAGACTTGTTAACTCTTGATGGCACAGTAGAGATTGAATGCCCTGATTACGCAGGTAATCGTCTTTCACCACAGTTTAGGCAAGAAGCGGTGAATAGGGTGTACAGCTATGCTAGGCAGGATTTCTGCATTAAGCCAGAAATCATTGCAGCTATGTCTGTACTGGAAGAGATGTTGGGGGGGCCACAGTATGTAAAAAAACATTTGATTTTGCCTCACAACAGAACAGTCGATCTGGAGGTTTGTTTAGACGCTAACCAGAACCCATTGCCATTTAATTCAGAAGCTGTTGTAGCAGAACCATTGACACTCACAGATCATGGAGTGTTCCTTACAAATGATTTAATGGATCAGCTTTTAAAGGGGAAGAGTAGGAGCCAGACCCTCTTGGTTGATGGGGGAAACAAGACTGAAAAGTGTGTCCAGAAAAGAGCCGTCCAACTGGATTTATCTCTCTCCACTGGGAATCATCGCTCATTTTCTGATGGAGTTCCCCTGACTGGTCTCCTCTTCGATGCTTTGACCAAGACGACTTCTAAAGATCCCGATCCTCAGCCGACTGAGCAGGTGCGTTCCGGGAGGAAACTAGCCATCCAGGTGTCCACCAGGAACCACTATGCCTTGAAGTCAAAACACTTGCTGGGGTTTCACAATATGAAAAGGAGGCAACTCCGTCAGATTGGATATGTGGTGATAGAAGTACCCTTCTGGGAATGGAGTCCGTTACTCAAACACAGCTATTCACACAAAAGGGAATATTTGTATCATAAGGTGTTTGGCTCTTCTAGTGAGAGGGAGCCTGAATGTCCTGCAAAATCAGAATTCTAA
- the UBOX5 gene encoding RING finger protein 37 produces MVINVCLPQFKPRIHCNKISTDGYEVENLISEDPAKRNRGFRCEYFIKPPVHVTLSFPFNVEISRVNLDISSGGCHNVMGLDLFTSTSSSKASWSGPEPPFSTSQPALDKEVFTLVGKAVLKNQSKVTFSHRGFKPRPPFHHPMDSLFSFSGSASLDLWSKGPTSLSSVSHLKICITHVAGGGLPCIKKVEVWGQPAKSCSREVVDSVLRVASESLALGFGGGQAAGLPSPMESDLIPFSSSESQEQRLMDAIPDVPEEFLDPITLEVMTVPVLLPSGKVIDQETLEKCNRSEASWGRVPSDPFTGVAFSQHSQPVPHPSLKARIDHFLLQHSIPGLQLVGRNRASGTMVASSIAMSSLKRKIDRVEQNPGRQGKTEHFHFTPTNFVVASALESPAKKMKVECDSNTSQMDCSTDPVSHEQRLSESLDSALNSALSHMPSFTTTLTKGQQPPNHSSSSSSLWNTSSAHEHTRSGTGSTQGCSSCSRTFSVYFKAEPVYQLPCGHLVCRACLAEKQKSLSLLCMNCQRLVATQDITRVHF; encoded by the exons ATGGTGATCAATGTCTGCCTTCCACAATTCAAGCCGAGAATTCACTGCAACAAG ATCTCTACTGACGGTTATGAAGTAGAAAACCTGATCTCGGAAGACCCTGCCAAAAGAAATCGCGGGTTCCGCTGCGAATATTTCATCAAGCCCCCCGTCCACGTGACTCTTTCTTTCCCATTCAACGTTGAAATTAGTCGGGTTAATCTAGACATCTCCTCTGGCGGTTGCCACAATGTCATGGGACTAGATCTCTTCACCTCTACCTCGTCCAGTAAAGCCTCTTGGAGCGGCCCCGAGCCTCCGTTCTCAACCAGCCAGCCCGCCTTGGACAAAGAGGTGTTCACTCTGGTGGGCAAAGCTGTGCTGAAGAACCAAAGCAAAGTCACCTTCAGCCACCGAGGCTTCAAGCCGAGGCCTCCTTTCCACCATCCGATGgactctcttttctccttttctggctCGGCATCCCTGGACTTGTGGAGTAAAGGCCCGACCTCTTTGAGTAGCGTTTCCCACTTGAAAATCTGCATCACCCACGTGGCTGGCGGGGGCCTCCCTTGCATTAAGAAAGTGGAGGTTTGGGGCCAACCGGCCAAATCCTGCTCTCGTGAGGTGGTGGACAGCGTCCTCAGAGTGGCTTCCGAGTCCTTGGCGCTAGGCTTTGGAGGGGGGCAGGCCGCCGGCCTCCCGTCTCCGATGGAGAGTGACCTTATCCCCTTCAGCAGCTCGGAGAGCCAGGAACAAAGGTTGATGGACGCCATTCCGGATGTCCCCGAAGAGTTCCTGGACCCCATCACGCTGGAGGTCATGACTGTCCCCGTGCTGCTGCCTTCGGGCAAGGTGATCGACCAAGAGACACTAGAGAAGTGCAACCGGAGCGAAGCCTCTTGGGGACGGGTGCCCAGTGATCCCTTCACTGGAGTGGCTTTCAGCCAGCACTCCCAGCCCGTTCCCCATCCCTCCCTCAAGGCCAGAATAGATCACTTCCTCCTTCAGCACAGCATCCCTGGCCTTCAGCTGGTAGGGAGAAATCGGGCTTCGGGGACCATGGTGGCCTCTTCCATCGCCATGTCTTCGCTGAAAAGGAAAATCGACCGGGTGGAACAGAACCCGGGCCGCCAGGGCAAGACCGAGCACTTCCATTTTACTCCCACAAACTTTGTCGTTGCCTCTGCCTTGGAGTCCCCTGCTAAAAAAATGAAAGTGGAGTGTGATTCCAACACCTCCCAAATGGACTGCTCAACAG ACCCGGTTTCTCACGAGCAGAGGCTTTCGGAAAGCTTGGATAGCGCCTTGAACTCTGCCCTCAGCCATATGCCTTCCTTCACCACGACCTTGACTAAAGGCCAACAGCCACCCAACCACAGCAGCAGCTCCAGCAGTCTGTGGAACACAAGCAGCGCACACG AGCACACCCGGAGCGGCACTGGTAGCACCCAAGGATGTTCCTCCTGTTCTCGAACCTTTTCTGTGTACTTCAAGGCAGAACCAGTATACCAGCTCCCTTGCGGCCACCTCGTGTGCCGCGCTTGCCTGGCTGAGAAGCAGAAATCTTTATCGCTACTGTGCATGAATTGTCAAAGGTTGGTCGCCACACAGGACATCACGAGGGTCCATTTCTGA